The Sphingobacterium lactis sequence AATTGACACCTAAGCAACGAATTATTTCCCGTTCCAAGGATGGCGGTCAGCAGTGGGTATCCGCTGTGGCGGACCCCAATCTGCCAGACCCTATCAATCAAGCAGCGGTTCTGTCCTGGAAGGAAGGGGGTTCTTTTATCCTGGCGCACATAAATGCCGCAAGCCAGACAAGCCGCGACAACTTAACCCTTCGTCTATCCCGAGATAAGGGCAAAACATGGTATTTCAATAAGGTCATTGCGAAGAGTCCGCAGGGCTATAAAGGGGATTATGCCGCCTACTCGGACATCGTTCTGCTCAAGAAAAACCTGATGGGGATCATGTATGAGCGAGATAATTACAAAGAAATCGTCTTCGTCTCCCTAGATCTGAAGCCACAGCCTTAAATTCTTGTGTAAAAAGTACACCCAGAAATATGGTTTACGGTTGGAATTTGTATCTTAGGATTACATAACTAACAACCTATGTCCAAAACTATGATCGAAGATCTTCCGCATCTGCGGCTGAACCTCTTAACAGGGGAGCGCATTCTGGTGTCGCCACATCGGAGCAAGCGCCCATGGCAGGGTCAGGTGGAAAAACTAAGCAATGAAACGCGTCCTGCTTATGATCCCGCATGTTACCTCTGTCCCGACAATACGCGGGCAGATGGAAGCCAGAATCCCCAATACACGGATAGTTTTGTGTTCGTCAATGATTTTTCCGCCCTTTTGTCGGATACGGAAGAGGCTGTTATGGATGAAGAACAGCTGCTCGTAGCCGAGACCGCACGGGGAATCTGTAAAGTCATCGCTTTTACACCAAGGCACGACCTTACCTTAGCGGAAATGAGCGTGGCGGAAATTACAAAGGTCGTGGGTGTTTGGAAGCGTGAATTTGTCGAGCTATCCAAAACGGAATGGATCAACTATATCCAAATCTTTGAAAATAAGGGTGCGATCATGGGATGCAGCAATCCACATCCCCATGGGCAGATCTGGGCGGTCAATGCACTGCCTGAGGAGTTGAAAAAAGAAGACAACAGGCAACGGGAATATTTCGAAAAACATCGTCGTTCGCTGCTATCGGCCTATCTGCAGGTAGAACTTAAGAAACAGGAACGCATACTGATCGATAACCCTCATTTCGTGGTTTTGGTCCCTTTTTGGGCGGCCTGGCCGTTTGAAACGATGATCGTCAGTAAGCGCCATATACAGGATATCAGTCAATTTACCGAAGAAGAGGAAGCCGCCCTGGCAGCCTGCCTTCAGGAACTCTGTATCCGGTACGATAATATATTCTCCACGTCATTTCCGTATTCCGCCGGTATGCACCAGGCACCGGTCAATTCAGGGCCACAGGAACACTGGCATTGGCACATGCATTTCTATCCGCCTTTGTTGCGGTCAGCTACCGTCAAGAAGTTTATGGTAGGTTATGAAATGCTTGCCAACCCACAGCGGGATATCACCGCGGAAAAAGCCGCTGAAATCATACGAAATCAATCTACAACCCATTATAAACAACAGCATGATCAGTAACGAGGCGCTATTAAAGCGATTCAAGGAAGTGTTCCAGGAAGAGGCAGAACTGATTTGTAAGTCTCCGGGACGAATCAATATTATCGGAGAACATACCGACTATAACGAAGGCTTTGTGTTGCCTACGGCTATCGACAAAGCGATATATGTGGCCATCCGGAAGCGGGACGACCAAAAGCTGAGGTTGTATGCGGCAGATTTCGAACAATTGTTTGAGGTCCCTCTTGATCTCATCGCCCCCACAACCTTGGGGTGGCCGAATTATATTTTAGGCGTGGTGCAGCAAATTGTGGATCGCAAGTTGGAAATTTCAGGCTTTGACCTTTATATCGATGGGGATATTCCTGTCGGAGCCGGTCTATCTTCTTCCGCGGCGGTGGAATGTGCAACAGGATTTGGTCTGAATGCGCTGTTCAAACTCGGTTTGGATCGGGTGGAGATAGCCAAGATGGGGCAGCTCGCCGAACATACCTATGCTGGTGTGAAATGTGGTATTATGGATCAGTTTGCATCCATTTTGAGCAAGGAAGGCCATGTTATCCGGCTGGATTGCCGCGATTTAAACTACACTTACGTGCCTTTGGCATTGGGAGATTATGAAATTGTGCTCCTGAACACCAATGTAAAACATGCATTGGCTTCTTCTGCTTACAATGACCGACGTGCCTCTTGTGAAACCGCTGTTGCACTCGTCCAGCAGATGTATCCCCAAGTGAACAGTCTCCGTGATGTGAGCCATGGCATGTTGGAAGAGATGGTGAAGGCGGTTGACACAGATGCTTACACAAAAGCAAAATTTGTTGTCGAAGAGAATGAACGATTGGCCACGGCTTGTGCCGCTCTGGAAGCTGGGGATATTGAAGCACTTGGGGCGCAAATGTTTCGTGCCCATCAAGGGTTGAGTCAGGAGTATGAAGTTAGCTGTCCGGAACTGGACTTCCTGGTTGACCAAGCCAAAGCATTTCCGGAGGTCTTGGGTGCGCGCATGATGGGGGGCGGTTTTGGCGGCTGTACCATCAATATTGTCAAAAAAGGATTCGCCAAAGAGTTGGCAGAGCTACTTGCTCCCGAGTACCAAGCGCAATTCAACCTGCAATTGACCCCTATTTTTGTGCATACAGATCATGGATCGAATTTAGTATATTCGAGATAATTATAACCTTATGAGAAAACCTATTATACTTATAATGGCGTGTTTTGTCCTTTTTGGATTCCAAGCATGTCAGCAAAATAAAGAACAGAAACAGGCTGCAACCGTGGATACCATTCAGGTTACCTTGGATTCAGCGGATTTTTCCGAGAATATAAATGGTGCTGCGGTTAAGTTGATAACCCTAAAGAATGCTACCGGGGCGACCGCCTATCTCAGCAATTTTGGGGCTCGATTGGTCGGTCTTTTGGTGCCCGATCAACACGGCACTTTGGTCGACGTGGTGCTCGGATTTGATAAAGCATCCTTATACCACAACCCGGAAGAACCTTATTATGGAACCATCGTCGGCCCATTCGGCAACCGCATAGCCAACGGCAAATTCAAATTGGATGATGAAGAGTACCAATTGCCGACAAATAACGGAAAGAATACGCTCCATGGCGGCATGGAAGGCGTCCATTTTGCCAATTGGGACATTAAGGAGGCGAATGGTAAGGTGGCTACATTTGCGTACACCCTGCCCGATGGGAAGGAAGGATTCCCGGGGCCCATCCATATGGAGGTGACCTATAGCTTATCCGACAACAACGAACTGACCATTTCTTATAAAGCGACAACAGACAAGAAAACGGTCGTGAACTTAACAAATCATGCGTATTTCAACCTCAATGGCGAGGGCAGCGGCTCCATTTTGGATCATACACTGAAATTGTATGCCGACAAGATTACGCCGGTGGACAGCACGCTGATCCCGACCGGTGCATTGCAGGATGTGGAAGGAACGCCCTTCGATTTCAGGACGAGCAAAACGATCGGTGCCGATATCCAGGCGGATGATATGCAGTTGAAATATGGGAAGGGATACGATCATAACTTTGTGCTGGATGGCACAAAAGTGGATGGATTAAATCATGCCGCTACGGTGATCGGTGATAAGACCGGCATTAAAATGGAAATCCTGACCGAGGAACCTGGCATTCAGTTCTATAGCGGTAATTTCATGGCCGATCGCGTGACGCTGAAAAAAGGGGTAAAAGATAGCTTCCGCACAGGATTCTGTCTAGAGCCGCAACATTTTCCGGATTCTCCGAATCAGCCGAATTTCCCGACAACAACACTAAATCCGGGCGAAACCTATACCAGTAAATCTATCTATAAATTCACGACTAATCAATAACCAATGGGAACCAAAGATTATATCGTTTTCCTGTTCTACTTCCTTATTGTAGCAGGCTATGGTCTATATATTTATTACAAGAAGAAATCCGCGACGAGCGATTCTAAGGATTATTTCCTAGCCGAGGGATCCTTGACCTGGTGGGCCATTGGTGCCTCACTGATCGCTTCCAACATTTCTGCGGAGCAGTTTATCGGGATGAGCGGATCCGGCTTTAAGATCGGCTTGGCGATTGCCACCTACGAATGGATGGCCGCAGTGACCCTTATCGTGGTCGCTGTGTTCTTCCTACCGGTTTACCTCAAGAATAAGATCTTTACCATGCCGCAGTACCTGAATATGCGGTATAACAGTACCGTATCGATGATCATGGCCGTATTCTGGTTGCTGTTGTACATTGTCGTTAACCTGACTTCCATCCTGTTTCTTGGGGCATTGGCCGTTTCTAGTATCTCGGGACTTGATTTCCAGCTTTGTATGATCGGATTGGCGGTGTTTGCCATCGTGATTACCCTTGGAGGAATGAAGGTAATCGGCTATACCGATGTTATCCAGGTATTCTTCTTGATATTGGGCGGTCTGGCAACGACCTATCTGGCCCTGAATATGGTGTCTGACCATTTTGGCGGTGCCGGCGTTTTGGACGGATTCGGAATTGTCCATGAGAAAGCAAGCGATCATTTCCATATGATCCTGAAACCGGATAACCCCAATTACATCGACCTTCCGGGGCTATCTGTACTGATCGGGGGTATGTGGATCATCAACCTGAATTATTGGGGCTGTAACCAGTACATCACGCAGCGCGCCTTGGGCGCTGATTTGCCAACAGCCAGAAATGGTCTCCTGTTTGCTGCCGTGCTGAAGCTTTTGATGCCTTTGATCGTCGTATTGCCGGGAATTGCTGCCTATGTGCTGTACAATGATGGCTTGTTCCAACAGGAAATGATCGCTGGCGGTGAACTGAATCCAGATCGCGCCTATCCTGTGCTGTTAAATCTGTTGCCAACAGGTTTGAAAGGACTTTCCTTTGCGGCCTTAACAGCTGCCGTGGTGGCCTCCCTAGCAGGAAAAGCCAATTCTGTAGCAACCATCTTCTCCCTCGATATCTATCAGAAAATATTCAATAAAAATGCAACCGAAAAGAATTTGGTGAATGTGGGCAAGATTACGATTGTCGTATCCATGATCCTGGCGATTATCATTGCGCCGCACTTAGGCATTGATAAAAAAGGTGGTTTCCAGTACATCCAAGAATATACAGGTTTCGTATCGCCGGGTATTTTTGCCATGTTCCTATTGGGTTTCTTCTGGAAAAAAACGACCTCCAATGCGGCATTGTTTGCCACCGTGGGTGGGTTCCTGATGTCTATCTTCCTGAAATTCTTGCCGGGCTACATGGATTTATCCTTCTTGGCGTCTACAGGGTTTGCCATTCCGGTAAACGGTGTCTATGAAATTCCATTCATTGACCGAATTGGGTTTACCTTTATTTTCTGTGTCGTGGGGATGGTCATCATTTCCCTGTATGAAAACAGTAAAGGGGTGGTGCCACGCGGATTGGAAGTGGATACAAAGATGTTCAAACCCCATACCGGTTTTGCAATCGGTGCCTTACTCGTATTGGGCATTACCGCCGCACTTTATACGTTATTTTGGTAAAGCAATCCGGTATGATAATAGAAAAAGCCAGCTGAAATTAGATTCAGCTGGCTTTTTTCTTTCAGCGTTGTATTACGCTGCGGTGTTCATTTATCAGCTGTCCTTATCGGGATAAGCCTGTTAAGGCTTGTTCGAAATCAGCAACCAGGTCCTCGATGTGCTCAATGCCGACAGATATGCGCAACATGCCCATGGTAATGCCAGCGCTTGATTTTTGGGTTTTATCATGGTGGGAGCCCCACATGCTCGCCGGATGAACGACCAAGGATTCAACGCCACCCAAGCTTGCGGCATTGGCAAATACCTGCAATTTGCTGAGAACTTGCTGTGCATTTTTATAGGCCTGTTCTTCACTATCGCCAATGACTTCTATGCAGAGCATGCCTGTTCCTCCGCGCATCTGGCGGTTTGCCAATTCAAATTGCGGATGGCTGGAAAGGCCTACGTATCCGGTATACTTAACGGCAGGGTGGGTAGAAAAGAAATTGGCCAGCTGCAACGCATTGCTGTTGATCTGTTTTACCCGCATGGCAAGTGTTTTCATGCCCCGTAGTAGCAGCCACGAGTCGAACGGACTCAATGCACCACCAAGTACCAAAGCACGTCTCCAAACGCTCTTGATGTAGTCCTTGCTGCCACAAACCGCGCCAGCAGTTAGGTCACTGTGCCCACCCAGGTATTTGGTAGCCGAATGCAGCACGATATCGATGCCGAAATCGCGAGGCGTTTGGTTGATCGGAGAGGCAAAGGTATTGTCGACCATGGTCGTTATTCCGTGTTTTTTGCCCAATGCTCCTATAAACGCCAAATCTGTGATGTCCAGGTTTGGGTTGGACGGTGTCTCCACGTATATCAATTTGGTGTTGTCCTGGATGGCATTGGCAAAGGCTTCGTTGTCCTTTTGATCTACAAAAGTAACCGACACCTCATAATCCGCCAGGAATTCCTTGAAGAAGAGCATGGTCCCCGAATACAGCGACTGTTGCGTAACGATATGGTTTCCCGCTTTTACGACGGCCAAAATAGCTGAGCTGATCGCGGCCATGCCTGTGGCAAGCACAAGGGCATCTTCCGTTTTTTCAAGGCCAGCGAGGATCGCTGCTGCCTGAGAATTGGTGGGGTTGCCATGGCGTTGGTAAAAGTGGGGGTGCTTCGCTTCCGTTGCCGCAACGATGTAAGCACTCAGATCCGCATCCGCTAAATAGGTCGAGGTCTGATAAATCGGCGTAACAACAGCTTTACTTTCATTGAATTCGCGTCCCAAGTGGATTAAGTCGGTTTCTAGGTGTGACATGATGGTTGATTTTAAAAATAAAGAATAGAAATTTAAATATTTTAGTTGTAAATCGTTAATTTCAGCAGAATTTTATTGATTTATTAGTCCTAAATAACCTTTTTTATGTTGAAAAATTTGCTGGCCATCTTGGCTTGTATGCTGTTCGGTTTCTCGTATGGGCAGGTAAAATCACCTGCCGAATTCTTGGGTTATCCCGTTGGAACCAAAGTGACTCCGCATTGGAAGGTGCTGGCCTATTATGACCATATCCTAAAACAAGTGCCTGGCCAGGTGAAGATGGAATCATATGGAGAATCCTACGAGGGAAGGCCGCTACGGGTCTATTACATCTCGTCGGCCAAGCATATTGCGAACCTGGACCAAATCCGTACGAACAACCTGAAATTGGCGCATGCCCTGGAAGGTGATGGAGACAGCAATGGACCGGCCATCGTTTGGATTAGCAATAATATTCACGGGAATGAGACCTCTTCCATTGAAGCGTCGATGCTGACGCTCTATGCGTTGGTCGACCCACAGAACAGCAAGAGCAAAGCCTGGTTGGAGAACACCTTGGTTATTCTGGATCCCTGCTTAAACCCCGATGGTACAGAACGGTATAACAACTGGTACAATGGGGTTGTCGGCAAGAACTATAATCCGCAACTGTATGCCAGGGAGCATCGTGAACCGTGGCCTGCCGGTCGGTATAACCATTATTATTTCGATATGAATCGGGATTGGGCTTGGCAGACCCAGCAGGAAAGTGTCCTGCGGGCCTCAATCTACAACAAATGGCTGCCGCATATCCATGTCGACTTTCACGAACAGGGGATCAACTCGCCCTATTATTTTCCGCCGGCAGCAGAGCCACTCCATGAGGTCATTACCCCTTGGCAGCGGGAATTCCAGACGACCATCGGAAAGCACAACGCGAAATACTTTGATAGCAAGGGCTGGTTATACTTCACCAAGGAGCGGTTCGATCTCTTTTACCCATCCTATGGCGATACCTATCCCATTTATTCCGGGGCAATCGGTATGACCTTCGAGAAAGCTGGAAACGGATCTGCCGGACTTGGCGTATATACGGACGATAAGGACACCCTTACATTGGTGGATCGGGCCATACAACATCATGCTTCGGGACTGAATGTCATTGAAATCGTATCGCAGCATGCGCCAAAGGTGGTTGCTGAATTTAAGAAATTTGGCGATGATGCCGCTTCGGGGAAATTGTCATCTTTCCAGACATACATCGTAAAATATGATGCTTCAAGGGAAAAGACCTTACGTGCGCTGTTAACCCTGTTGGATAAAAATAAAATTAAATATTATGCAGCTTCAGGTTCGGTGCGTGGTTTTGATTACTTCAGCAAGAAGGATGGAAACCATACCCTGCAGGAAAAAGACCTCGTCATCCCGGGGAATCAATCCAAAGGTGCGCTAATCCGTGTGCTTTTTGAGCCGGAAGCGAAATTAACAGATTCGGTAACCTATGATATCACGGCTTGGTCCCTGCCTTATGTGTATGGTTTGCCGACCCTAGCCAGCAAGTCCAAATTAGCGGATCTGCGTCCGTATAGTTTGGATTCCATACAAAATACGGTAGGCTCGAACTTCGGGTATGCCATTAAATGGGATGGCTTCTCTTCTGCCCAATTGCTGGGTGCACTCTTGAAACAACAGGTTACGGTTAAAGCATCGGACCAGTCCTTTAAGATTGGTGCCGAGGAGTTTCCGAAAGGTTCGCTGCTGATCATGAAGAATGGGAATAAGCAGAAGGAAGTCGATAAACTAGTAAAAGCGGAAGCGGATCGATTGCAGGTAAGGGTCTATGCCATCCAATCGGGCATCATGGAGGGCGGGAAGGACCTTGGCAGTTCAGACGTCAAGACCCTCAAAGCGCCTAAGGTGTTGATGATGGCAGGCGAAGGATTGCGTGCCACCAACGTAGGCGAGGTATGGCATTATTTCGATCAGCAATTGCAATATCCCATTGTTTTGGTTAACCCGACGGATTTTTCCCGTGTGAAGTGGGATGAGGTCGATGTCTTCATTATGCCGAATGGGAATTATGCATTCCTGAAGGACAAAGCACAATCTGCCGAATTTGCCAGCTGGATCCGAAAGGGCGGCAAGGTAATCGCACTGGAAGGTGTGGTCTCGCAACTGGCGGCACAGGAATGGTCAGCGATGAAGGTCGCAAAGCAGGATAGTGCAACCAAGAGCAAATCCAACCCATTGAAAAAGTATGGTGATCGGGAGCGGGGCGCACTTGAAAATTATACCGCCGGAGCCATCTACAAAGTGACCATTGACAACAGCCATCCCTTGATGTTCGGCATCAAGGATTACTTTACCCTGAAGCAGGATGCCAATCTTTACCAATATATGGAAAACAACGCTGGTTGGAATGTCGGCTATATCCAGGAAAATGCAAAGATGAGTGGATTTGTTGGCCATCAATTGGGTAAAAAACTGAAAAACGGAATGGTCTTCGGAACACAGAAGCTCGGTCAGGGAACAGTGGTCTACCTTGCGGACAATGTGCTTTTCCGGAACTTCTGGGAGAGCGGTAAGTTGGTCATGGCCAATGCTGTTTTCTTTGCAGTAGAGTAAAAGGCAGGTAGGAACCATGGATTATCATCCAATGGTAGCATATGGAGTAGTTATCTTTCTCCTTGTATTTTCTATGATTGCCATATCGTGAGCCGTACGCAGGGCTCACGATACATTAAACGCTTATCTCTACCGCTAGCGCAAGGATTTTTAGTACATTAGATTTAAAGTCAGCCAAAACGGACAATACATCCCCAGATTGCAATATTATCAGGCAATACCCCTATTTTTTCTCGATTTGATGATGTCACCACGCTCTCGTGGTATGAAATTCTAATTGAGTTTACGTCTCCTCTTTCGAAACACAAAATACGCTCCTTGGTCAAAACCTGCGTTTAAAGTTGCTGGACCTTGTCCGACATGCATCCGTGCTGCGACCGAAGTTTAAGCGTGGTGAGAACGTGTCATAGACACGTTCTCACCACGCTCTCAGTACGCTCTCACCTCGGACGCACCTCAGACAAGGTCCAGCCAAAATTTAAGTGTCAGTAGCATAGGATTTTTAGTTAATATATTCATAGTTAGCGTGTTAAGTGTTTTTACTAGGATAAAGCAAAAGTCGGTGTTAAATGTTTATTTCGGCCACCTTGGTTAGGTGATTACCGCAAACGAGAAGAAATTGGATTTATGCTGGCGTAAGGGTTGTGTGGAAGGCCTTGTGCGAAGCGTCTCTTATGCCTTTGGACAACCTCGTTAGCGGTGTAACTATTTTAGGATATACCCTAAAATCGGATGCAACCCCAGCGGGGTGTAACTATAAATTCCATAAAAAAAATTAGTCTGATGCTTTGTAGCGGTGTTTCTAAAATAGTTACACCCCTCTGGGGTTATTTCGCACCCCTGTTCAAGAGCTAAAATAGTTACACCCCTCCGGGGTTGGTATGTGTGCTAGGACAATTATTCGTAACATTTGCTGCCGCAATGTGTTTAAAGGATTCGCAGGCTGTATCTTTTGTGCCTACAGCATGTTTTAGGCACAAGTCCGCCACCGCGCTGGCCACATCAAAAGACTTTGCGCCAGCGTGCGAATTGACGCCCCTTTTAAAGCCGTAAACAACGCTGGCGCAAGAGTTGTGCGGTTGGTTAGTGCGGAGGGTCTCTTGTGCCTTGGATAGAACCAAAAGGTTATTACCCTATAGCCTTTAGAGATAATCCTATAGATTGAACACCTAGCCGCCTTAATATCGCACATCTCATATCTCACATCTCAAATCTAATTCTCATATCGCAAATCTCATATCTCATATCTCACATCTCCAAGCAATATACCTTATTATAGGGATTGCCACCTATCCATAGACCCGCTAATTTTGAAACACACTAATTATTCGATTATGAAAAATGAAAATCTACCTCCCGAAGAAAAATTACGATGGATTGATTACCTCCGATTTGTCATGGGTTATTTTGTCTTCCTGTATAAATCCGGTATCAAACCCTGAGCTATACAGCTTTACAACCCTTAATATCGCACATCTCACATCTCATATCTCAAATCTTTGTCACTGCATCTGTTTCAAGAGCTCAATCGCGTAGGCAATACTATTGACATTATTGATCGCTATGCGCAATTGCCCTTTCACTTCTTTGAGGTTAGAGATGCTGCCATATTGCTGCACAAACGCCAGCACCTTGCCAAACTGCTCGGATTGGTAATAGCTGGATTTCGGATTGTTCACAAAGAAACCTTTCAGCGTATCCTTTTTGTAGGATATCTTCTCCAAACCGATTTCCTTACCGAGCCATTGCAAGCGAAGGGTATTGAATAGCTCGTATACTTGGTGCGGAATAGGGCCGAAACGGTCGATCAGTTCTTTTTCAAAATCCTGCAGCTGTCCTTCATCCTTAAGCTTGGAGATGTCGGTATAGAGGTTGTACCGCTCGGATACATTGGTCACATATTCATCGGGAATCATTACCTCCAGGTCGGTATCGATCTGGGTGAACGAAACATATTTGCGGTTCTGCTCATCGGCGAAGAGTTCGCCGAATTCATCATCTTTCAGCTCCTGAACGGCCTCATCCAGGATCTTGTTGTACATCTCGAAGCCGATTTCAGCAATAAATCCAGATTGTTCGGCACCCAATAGGTTTCCTGATCCGCGGATATCCAGGTCACGCATGGCGACATTGAAGCCTGAGCCCAATTCCGAAAATTCCTCGATGGCCGATAACCGTTTGTACGCTTCACTGGTCAAGGTGGAAAGTGGTGGACTGAGCAGATAACAGAAAGCCTTTTTGTTCGATCGCCCCACGCGTCCCCGCATTTGGTGAAGGTCACTCAGACCGAACATATGCGCCTGATTGATGATGATGGTATTGGCATTTGGAATATCCAGGCCTGCCTCGATAATCGTGGTCGCTATCAGCACATCGTAATCGTG is a genomic window containing:
- a CDS encoding aldose epimerase family protein gives rise to the protein MRKPIILIMACFVLFGFQACQQNKEQKQAATVDTIQVTLDSADFSENINGAAVKLITLKNATGATAYLSNFGARLVGLLVPDQHGTLVDVVLGFDKASLYHNPEEPYYGTIVGPFGNRIANGKFKLDDEEYQLPTNNGKNTLHGGMEGVHFANWDIKEANGKVATFAYTLPDGKEGFPGPIHMEVTYSLSDNNELTISYKATTDKKTVVNLTNHAYFNLNGEGSGSILDHTLKLYADKITPVDSTLIPTGALQDVEGTPFDFRTSKTIGADIQADDMQLKYGKGYDHNFVLDGTKVDGLNHAATVIGDKTGIKMEILTEEPGIQFYSGNFMADRVTLKKGVKDSFRTGFCLEPQHFPDSPNQPNFPTTTLNPGETYTSKSIYKFTTNQ
- a CDS encoding M14 metallopeptidase family protein encodes the protein MLKNLLAILACMLFGFSYGQVKSPAEFLGYPVGTKVTPHWKVLAYYDHILKQVPGQVKMESYGESYEGRPLRVYYISSAKHIANLDQIRTNNLKLAHALEGDGDSNGPAIVWISNNIHGNETSSIEASMLTLYALVDPQNSKSKAWLENTLVILDPCLNPDGTERYNNWYNGVVGKNYNPQLYAREHREPWPAGRYNHYYFDMNRDWAWQTQQESVLRASIYNKWLPHIHVDFHEQGINSPYYFPPAAEPLHEVITPWQREFQTTIGKHNAKYFDSKGWLYFTKERFDLFYPSYGDTYPIYSGAIGMTFEKAGNGSAGLGVYTDDKDTLTLVDRAIQHHASGLNVIEIVSQHAPKVVAEFKKFGDDAASGKLSSFQTYIVKYDASREKTLRALLTLLDKNKIKYYAASGSVRGFDYFSKKDGNHTLQEKDLVIPGNQSKGALIRVLFEPEAKLTDSVTYDITAWSLPYVYGLPTLASKSKLADLRPYSLDSIQNTVGSNFGYAIKWDGFSSAQLLGALLKQQVTVKASDQSFKIGAEEFPKGSLLIMKNGNKQKEVDKLVKAEADRLQVRVYAIQSGIMEGGKDLGSSDVKTLKAPKVLMMAGEGLRATNVGEVWHYFDQQLQYPIVLVNPTDFSRVKWDEVDVFIMPNGNYAFLKDKAQSAEFASWIRKGGKVIALEGVVSQLAAQEWSAMKVAKQDSATKSKSNPLKKYGDRERGALENYTAGAIYKVTIDNSHPLMFGIKDYFTLKQDANLYQYMENNAGWNVGYIQENAKMSGFVGHQLGKKLKNGMVFGTQKLGQGTVVYLADNVLFRNFWESGKLVMANAVFFAVE
- a CDS encoding UDP-glucose--hexose-1-phosphate uridylyltransferase, with the protein product MSKTMIEDLPHLRLNLLTGERILVSPHRSKRPWQGQVEKLSNETRPAYDPACYLCPDNTRADGSQNPQYTDSFVFVNDFSALLSDTEEAVMDEEQLLVAETARGICKVIAFTPRHDLTLAEMSVAEITKVVGVWKREFVELSKTEWINYIQIFENKGAIMGCSNPHPHGQIWAVNALPEELKKEDNRQREYFEKHRRSLLSAYLQVELKKQERILIDNPHFVVLVPFWAAWPFETMIVSKRHIQDISQFTEEEEAALAACLQELCIRYDNIFSTSFPYSAGMHQAPVNSGPQEHWHWHMHFYPPLLRSATVKKFMVGYEMLANPQRDITAEKAAEIIRNQSTTHYKQQHDQ
- a CDS encoding trans-sulfuration enzyme family protein; this encodes MSHLETDLIHLGREFNESKAVVTPIYQTSTYLADADLSAYIVAATEAKHPHFYQRHGNPTNSQAAAILAGLEKTEDALVLATGMAAISSAILAVVKAGNHIVTQQSLYSGTMLFFKEFLADYEVSVTFVDQKDNEAFANAIQDNTKLIYVETPSNPNLDITDLAFIGALGKKHGITTMVDNTFASPINQTPRDFGIDIVLHSATKYLGGHSDLTAGAVCGSKDYIKSVWRRALVLGGALSPFDSWLLLRGMKTLAMRVKQINSNALQLANFFSTHPAVKYTGYVGLSSHPQFELANRQMRGGTGMLCIEVIGDSEEQAYKNAQQVLSKLQVFANAASLGGVESLVVHPASMWGSHHDKTQKSSAGITMGMLRISVGIEHIEDLVADFEQALTGLSR
- a CDS encoding sodium/sugar symporter encodes the protein MGTKDYIVFLFYFLIVAGYGLYIYYKKKSATSDSKDYFLAEGSLTWWAIGASLIASNISAEQFIGMSGSGFKIGLAIATYEWMAAVTLIVVAVFFLPVYLKNKIFTMPQYLNMRYNSTVSMIMAVFWLLLYIVVNLTSILFLGALAVSSISGLDFQLCMIGLAVFAIVITLGGMKVIGYTDVIQVFFLILGGLATTYLALNMVSDHFGGAGVLDGFGIVHEKASDHFHMILKPDNPNYIDLPGLSVLIGGMWIINLNYWGCNQYITQRALGADLPTARNGLLFAAVLKLLMPLIVVLPGIAAYVLYNDGLFQQEMIAGGELNPDRAYPVLLNLLPTGLKGLSFAALTAAVVASLAGKANSVATIFSLDIYQKIFNKNATEKNLVNVGKITIVVSMILAIIIAPHLGIDKKGGFQYIQEYTGFVSPGIFAMFLLGFFWKKTTSNAALFATVGGFLMSIFLKFLPGYMDLSFLASTGFAIPVNGVYEIPFIDRIGFTFIFCVVGMVIISLYENSKGVVPRGLEVDTKMFKPHTGFAIGALLVLGITAALYTLFW
- a CDS encoding galactokinase, which codes for MISNEALLKRFKEVFQEEAELICKSPGRINIIGEHTDYNEGFVLPTAIDKAIYVAIRKRDDQKLRLYAADFEQLFEVPLDLIAPTTLGWPNYILGVVQQIVDRKLEISGFDLYIDGDIPVGAGLSSSAAVECATGFGLNALFKLGLDRVEIAKMGQLAEHTYAGVKCGIMDQFASILSKEGHVIRLDCRDLNYTYVPLALGDYEIVLLNTNVKHALASSAYNDRRASCETAVALVQQMYPQVNSLRDVSHGMLEEMVKAVDTDAYTKAKFVVEENERLATACAALEAGDIEALGAQMFRAHQGLSQEYEVSCPELDFLVDQAKAFPEVLGARMMGGGFGGCTINIVKKGFAKELAELLAPEYQAQFNLQLTPIFVHTDHGSNLVYSR